The proteins below come from a single Micromonospora citrea genomic window:
- a CDS encoding SanA/YdcF family protein, which yields MTGAAGPEGRSPRRRRRLIRVAVIGLAALLLASLPWLWTTVAARGHLHDEADAPAADVVIVLGTAVAADRSQPGDRLTGRLETAAELVHSGRARVVLVSGDGGGTSGDEPTVMTAYLTERLGVDPRRVVADPYGLDTYDSCARARDVYGVERALVVTQSYHLSRAVTLCRHLGVDAEGVTARCTGCGPVLLVGKAARDYFASGKAAWDAVRRRPPAVSSPADPAVREALKG from the coding sequence GTGACGGGGGCAGCGGGGCCGGAGGGCCGGTCGCCCCGCCGGCGGCGACGCCTGATCCGCGTCGCGGTCATCGGTCTGGCCGCGCTGCTGCTCGCCAGCCTGCCCTGGCTGTGGACGACTGTCGCCGCCCGCGGCCACCTGCACGACGAGGCCGACGCACCGGCCGCCGATGTGGTGATCGTCCTCGGCACGGCGGTGGCGGCGGACCGTAGCCAACCCGGGGACCGGCTCACCGGGCGGCTGGAGACCGCCGCCGAGCTGGTGCACAGCGGGCGGGCCCGGGTGGTCCTCGTGTCGGGCGACGGGGGCGGCACGTCCGGCGACGAACCGACGGTGATGACCGCCTACCTGACCGAGCGGCTGGGCGTCGATCCGCGGCGCGTCGTGGCCGACCCGTACGGCCTGGACACCTACGACAGCTGCGCCCGGGCGCGCGACGTGTACGGGGTCGAGCGGGCCCTGGTCGTGACCCAGTCCTACCACCTGTCCCGGGCGGTGACGCTGTGTCGGCACCTCGGCGTCGACGCCGAGGGGGTGACCGCCCGCTGCACCGGCTGCGGGCCCGTCCTGCTCGTCGGGAAGGCCGCCCGCGACTACTTCGCCAGCGGCAAGGCGGCGTGGGACGCGGTTCGTCGCCGGCCGCCCGCCGTCAGCTCACCGGCCGACCCGGCGGTCCGGGAGGCGCTGAAGGGCTGA
- the pknB gene encoding Stk1 family PASTA domain-containing Ser/Thr kinase, whose translation MTAQARLLGGRYQVGELLGYGGMAEVHRGRDLRLGRDVAIKMLRTDLARDATFQMRFRREAQNAASLNHPAIVAVYDTGEETAPTGETLPFIVMEFVNGRTLKEVLGVEGRLQPRRALEICADMCAALEFSHRHGIIHRDIKPGNVMLTQTGQVKVMDFGIARALASGATTMTQTSAVIGTAQYLSPEQARGEAVDARSDVYAAGCVLFELLCGHPPFVGDSPVSVAYQHVREAPPTPSDINPDVNPAVDAIVLKALSKNPLNRYQSAGEMRADLLRAAAGRPVMATPVLPQDETTQLAPAAGGYAGAPGAPQTRQMPARVGDPRRRRASSWLIATFAAVGVLAVIALAAALLNQGEDRVTVPTVTGLTQQEAFARIEQATLVPRAGEQVFNATCKRGEVVNQTPTGNSSLEPNQEVVVQVCGGPATVAIPIGLKGATYENAKQRLEAAGFQVKKESKDSAQQEGIVLEVSPEEGKPVAEKTVVTLTVSKGNVGRVPNVVGSTEEDAKEELEDAGYDVDVEQGREVPEAEAGRVLSQNPRPGSNLAKGRTVTITVSVPAADPSPTNSPSGSPSSSPSTPGTGGGGGFPLPTTPPIRLPER comes from the coding sequence ATGACAGCGCAGGCCCGCCTGCTCGGTGGCAGGTACCAGGTCGGCGAGCTCCTCGGCTACGGCGGCATGGCCGAGGTGCACCGCGGTCGCGATCTCCGGCTCGGTCGGGACGTCGCGATCAAGATGCTCCGGACCGACCTCGCCCGGGACGCCACCTTCCAGATGCGGTTCCGCCGCGAGGCGCAGAACGCCGCGTCCCTCAACCACCCGGCGATCGTCGCCGTCTACGACACCGGCGAGGAGACCGCGCCGACCGGCGAGACGCTGCCGTTCATCGTGATGGAGTTCGTCAACGGGCGGACCCTTAAGGAGGTCCTCGGCGTCGAGGGGCGGCTCCAGCCGCGCCGGGCGCTGGAGATCTGCGCGGACATGTGCGCGGCGCTGGAGTTCAGCCACCGGCACGGCATCATCCACCGCGACATCAAGCCCGGCAACGTGATGCTCACCCAGACCGGCCAGGTCAAGGTGATGGACTTCGGCATCGCCCGGGCGCTGGCCAGCGGTGCCACCACGATGACCCAGACCAGCGCGGTGATCGGCACGGCACAGTATCTTTCGCCGGAGCAGGCGCGGGGCGAGGCCGTCGACGCCCGCTCCGACGTCTACGCCGCCGGCTGCGTGCTCTTCGAGCTGCTCTGCGGGCATCCGCCGTTCGTCGGGGACAGCCCGGTCAGCGTGGCCTACCAGCACGTGCGGGAGGCCCCGCCGACCCCCAGCGACATCAACCCCGACGTGAACCCCGCGGTCGACGCGATCGTGCTCAAGGCGCTGTCGAAGAACCCGCTCAACCGCTACCAGAGCGCCGGCGAGATGCGGGCCGACCTGCTCCGCGCGGCCGCCGGCCGCCCGGTGATGGCGACCCCGGTCCTGCCGCAGGACGAGACGACGCAGCTCGCCCCGGCCGCCGGTGGCTACGCGGGCGCGCCCGGCGCCCCGCAGACCCGGCAGATGCCGGCCCGGGTCGGCGACCCGCGCCGCCGCAGGGCGTCGTCCTGGCTGATCGCGACGTTCGCCGCGGTGGGCGTGCTCGCCGTGATCGCCCTCGCCGCCGCCCTGCTGAACCAGGGCGAGGACCGGGTCACCGTCCCGACGGTGACCGGCCTGACCCAGCAGGAGGCGTTCGCCCGGATCGAGCAGGCCACCCTGGTGCCCAGGGCGGGCGAGCAGGTCTTCAACGCCACCTGCAAGAGGGGCGAGGTGGTCAACCAGACGCCGACCGGCAACTCCTCCCTGGAGCCCAACCAGGAGGTCGTCGTCCAGGTCTGCGGCGGCCCGGCCACGGTGGCCATCCCGATCGGCCTGAAGGGCGCCACCTACGAGAACGCGAAGCAGCGGCTCGAGGCGGCGGGCTTCCAGGTCAAGAAGGAGTCGAAGGACAGCGCCCAGCAGGAGGGCATCGTCCTGGAGGTGTCGCCCGAGGAGGGCAAGCCGGTCGCCGAGAAGACCGTCGTGACCCTCACCGTCTCCAAGGGCAACGTCGGCCGGGTGCCGAACGTGGTGGGCTCCACCGAGGAGGACGCCAAGGAGGAGCTGGAGGACGCCGGCTACGACGTCGACGTCGAGCAGGGCCGGGAGGTGCCGGAGGCCGAGGCCGGCCGGGTCCTCTCGCAGAACCCGCGGCCCGGCTCGAACCTCGCGAAGGGCAGGACCGTGACCATCACGGTCAGCGTCCCGGCGGCCGATCCGTCGCCGACCAACTCACCGAGCGGTTCGCCGAGCAGCTCGCCCTCCACCCCGGGCACCGGGGGCGGCGGTGGTTTCCCGCTGCCGACCACCCCACCGATCCGGCTTCCCGAGCGGTGA
- a CDS encoding serine/threonine-protein kinase: protein MLSPGVQLGNRYRLDERIASGGMGDVWRGTDQVLGRTVAVKSLLPALLDDPDFAERFRGEARTMATINHPGVVDVYDFGNDQQIAFLVMEYVEGDALSATLARVGRLTPARTMALVAQAADALHAAHVKGIVHRDVKPGNLLVRPNGTLVLTDFGIARSELVAQLTAAGSVLGTASYISPEQATGGVATPASDVYALGVVAYQCLAGRRPFEGENPLEIAMRHVRETPRPLPADIPPPVRAVVERALAKDPAARWPSAAALAGVARQLKAQLSQQARAGGRPVSGAPASPAAPPGRAQVPTARPPVSPHRPPPAVPQPPRPLAAAPRPAVAPHRPTVVAPAAPVSRPPVAPPGYPRGAAPVPPARPMAYAGQAAPPAPPPGGQRSRPGMVLLAILLAVLVLVCSGVISYKLREQSQQSGPVAPQTVTSGALRPDGRDDPAGTSYRRQELPRPGGDETTSEGRQTR, encoded by the coding sequence ATGCTCAGTCCCGGGGTGCAGCTCGGCAACCGCTACCGCCTCGACGAGCGGATCGCCAGCGGTGGCATGGGCGACGTCTGGCGCGGCACCGACCAGGTGCTCGGCCGGACGGTCGCGGTCAAGAGCCTGCTCCCCGCGTTGCTCGACGACCCCGACTTCGCCGAGCGGTTCCGCGGCGAGGCCCGCACGATGGCCACGATCAACCACCCCGGCGTGGTCGACGTCTACGACTTCGGCAACGACCAGCAGATCGCCTTCCTGGTGATGGAGTACGTCGAGGGCGACGCGCTGTCGGCCACCCTGGCCCGGGTCGGCCGGCTCACCCCGGCCCGGACGATGGCGCTGGTCGCCCAGGCCGCCGACGCGCTGCACGCGGCCCACGTGAAGGGCATCGTGCACCGGGACGTGAAGCCGGGCAACCTGCTGGTCCGGCCCAACGGCACCCTGGTGCTGACCGACTTCGGCATCGCCCGGTCGGAGCTGGTCGCCCAGCTCACCGCTGCCGGCTCGGTGCTCGGCACCGCCTCGTACATCTCCCCCGAGCAGGCCACCGGCGGCGTCGCCACACCCGCCTCCGACGTCTACGCGCTCGGCGTGGTGGCCTACCAGTGCCTTGCCGGCCGGCGCCCGTTCGAGGGCGAGAATCCCCTCGAGATCGCCATGCGGCACGTCCGGGAGACCCCCCGACCGCTGCCCGCCGACATCCCGCCGCCGGTGCGCGCCGTGGTGGAGCGGGCGCTCGCGAAGGATCCGGCCGCCCGCTGGCCCAGCGCCGCGGCGCTGGCCGGGGTGGCTCGGCAGTTGAAGGCGCAGCTCTCCCAGCAGGCCCGCGCCGGTGGTCGTCCGGTCTCCGGGGCCCCCGCGTCGCCGGCCGCCCCGCCCGGCCGCGCCCAGGTGCCGACGGCCCGCCCGCCGGTGTCCCCGCACCGGCCGCCGCCCGCCGTTCCGCAGCCGCCGCGCCCGCTGGCGGCGGCGCCCCGCCCGGCCGTCGCGCCGCACCGCCCCACGGTGGTCGCGCCCGCCGCGCCGGTGTCCCGCCCGCCCGTCGCCCCGCCCGGCTATCCGCGCGGCGCCGCGCCCGTGCCGCCGGCCCGTCCGATGGCGTACGCGGGGCAGGCCGCGCCTCCGGCGCCCCCGCCGGGCGGGCAGCGGTCCCGGCCCGGGATGGTGTTGCTCGCCATCCTCCTGGCCGTACTGGTCCTGGTCTGCTCCGGCGTGATTTCCTACAAGCTGCGGGAGCAGTCGCAGCAGTCCGGCCCGGTCGCCCCGCAGACGGTGACGTCCGGCGCGCTGCGGCCCGACGGACGCGACGATCCGGCCGGAACGTCGTACCGTCGACAGGAACTGCCCCGGCCGGGCGGCGACGAGACGACGAGCGAAGGACGACAGACGCGATGA
- a CDS encoding peptidoglycan D,D-transpeptidase FtsI family protein, giving the protein MNAPLRRVGVVVMVLFGLLFANLNWIQAYKADEYRTSDYNGRVQVAEYERKRGNIEAGGTALATSKETNGELKYRRTYPAGAKYAHVLGYKPVNLADTGIEKFENDFLAGTSDALIANRVKDMFTGNDTGGGNVLLTLSKRAQDVAYEQLRNNRLDVPRGAAVAVDPRTGAVQALVSIPSYDPNPLASHDTEEATAAYNKLEGDPAGPLKNRAIGEVLPPGSTFKIVVAAAALESGIGQETSIPAGSSWTPPTSGTPIRNAAASICPQDEVSLKTAVTYSCNTGFAKLGVKLGADKIKEKARQFGFEQEDLTVGQLGEGGHPVAASRTGDMQNPDGSTDPAALAQSSIGQNNVRMTPLQGAMIAAAVANDGSQMRPYVVRQLLAPDRTTSYYTAKPKELRQPVNGQVADDLREMMVSVVERGSGTNAQIDGYTVGGKTGTAQSAPDRPDHGWFIGFALDKNGNPVSAVCVVLEQAGQGGSAEAARIAGQIMRAAIADPGGR; this is encoded by the coding sequence GTGAACGCACCCCTGCGCCGCGTCGGCGTCGTCGTGATGGTCCTCTTCGGGTTGCTCTTCGCCAACCTCAACTGGATCCAGGCCTACAAGGCTGACGAATACCGCACCAGCGACTACAACGGCCGGGTCCAGGTCGCCGAGTACGAGCGCAAGCGCGGCAACATCGAGGCCGGCGGCACCGCGCTCGCCACCAGCAAGGAGACCAACGGCGAACTGAAGTACCGCCGCACCTACCCGGCCGGGGCGAAGTACGCGCACGTCCTCGGCTACAAGCCGGTCAACCTCGCCGACACCGGCATCGAGAAGTTCGAGAACGACTTCCTGGCGGGCACCAGCGACGCGCTGATCGCCAACCGGGTCAAGGACATGTTCACCGGCAACGACACGGGCGGCGGCAACGTGCTGCTCACCCTCTCGAAGCGGGCGCAGGACGTCGCGTACGAGCAGTTGCGGAACAACCGGCTCGACGTGCCGAGGGGCGCGGCGGTCGCCGTCGACCCGCGTACCGGGGCGGTGCAGGCGCTCGTCTCCATCCCGAGCTACGATCCCAACCCGCTGGCCAGCCACGACACCGAAGAGGCGACGGCCGCGTACAACAAGCTGGAGGGTGACCCGGCCGGCCCGCTGAAGAACCGGGCGATCGGCGAGGTGCTGCCGCCGGGCTCCACCTTCAAGATCGTGGTGGCCGCCGCGGCGCTCGAGAGCGGCATCGGCCAGGAGACCAGCATTCCGGCCGGGTCGAGCTGGACCCCGCCGACCTCGGGCACCCCGATCCGCAACGCGGCGGCGTCGATCTGCCCGCAGGACGAGGTCAGCCTCAAGACGGCCGTGACCTACTCGTGCAACACCGGTTTCGCGAAGCTCGGTGTCAAGCTCGGCGCCGACAAGATCAAGGAAAAGGCCCGGCAGTTCGGCTTCGAGCAGGAGGACCTCACCGTCGGCCAGCTCGGCGAGGGCGGTCACCCGGTGGCGGCTAGCCGGACCGGCGACATGCAGAACCCGGACGGCAGCACCGACCCGGCCGCGTTGGCGCAGTCCTCGATCGGCCAGAACAACGTGCGGATGACCCCGCTCCAGGGCGCCATGATCGCCGCGGCCGTCGCCAACGACGGCAGCCAGATGCGGCCGTACGTGGTCCGCCAGCTGCTCGCCCCCGACCGCACCACCAGCTACTACACCGCCAAGCCCAAGGAGCTGCGGCAGCCGGTCAACGGTCAGGTCGCCGACGACCTGCGGGAGATGATGGTCAGCGTCGTCGAACGCGGGTCCGGCACGAACGCGCAGATCGACGGCTACACCGTCGGGGGCAAGACCGGCACCGCCCAGTCCGCCCCGGACCGGCCCGACCACGGCTGGTTCATCGGCTTCGCCCTCGACAAGAACGGCAATCCGGTCTCCGCGGTCTGCGTGGTGCTGGAGCAGGCGGGGCAGGGTGGCAGCGCCGAGGCGGCCCGGATCGCCGGGCAGATCATGCGGGCCGCCATCGCCGACCCCGGGGGCCGCTGA